Within Sphingobium aromaticiconvertens, the genomic segment ACGCGCTTGCCGGAGGGGGTTGCCTCGACAGGCAGACGCCAGCCTTCGCGGGCCGCCTCGTCGCCGAGGAAGCGCTCGACTGCGTGGATCGAGACCGCGCTGTCGATGTCCTTGCGATTACAGCTCACCTCGCACGGGTGATAGCAGACCCGCCCGTGAATGGCCGGCAAGGGATTATCCTGCACCAGCGTCAGCCAGGCCTCACGGTAGCGACCCGCCCGGGCATGGGCGAGCCAGGCCTGGATGTCCTCGCCTGCCGGGCACGCATGATTGCAAGGCGGTAGAAGATCAAGATAGAGCGGATGGCGCGTGCGCACCGGACCAGTGCCCGGCTGGGCAACCAGATCGATGAGGGGTGTGAAATCGCTCATCATCGCGGTCCTGCCGGGCATATCGGCCGAGCCATCGGCTTCGCGCGGTGGCCCCTTTGTCCGAGAAGACGCTCATTGGACGATGACACGATACCGGCCGCTGGACAGCTGGGCAGACACATGGTGCGCATCGCATCATGTGAGCGTGAATCTGCTGCCTGACGACCGGCGGGAGCCACGCCGTCAGGCGGCAGGCTGCGTGTTGGCCGACGCCGCGTTCCTGGCCGCGCCGGCGAGCAGCTTCGCGGGATTCCAGGCATCAGCCATGGAGCGCTGCCAAGCTTCCCACGCGCTGGCGAGCGTCCGGGTCGTTCGCTCCCGGCTCTTGTTCACGGAGGCAAGAACGCCTTCGCCGAGATTGCCCGGAGCGATCAGCGAAAAAGGCAAAAATCCGGCCTTGCCATTGGTCTCAGCCGGTTTGCCGACATGCGTGAACGCCTTCCCCGCAAGATCCATCCAATCTTCTCCGGCCTGGCGGGCTGTCTCGACCATGCTTGTCGCGAGGCGGACATTAGCCTCGGAAGTCGCGGTCAGTTGATCGAGGGGATAGGTCATCGAGTCTTCTCCTGCGGTGCGAATTCAAGGGGAAGCATGCGTTGTGGCGAAACGCAGAACCGACATGCATTGGGAATGCTACGTAGGCCGGTTTGGGAAGTTTGCCGACAGCGGCACGGGCTGCGGGACGCGCGGCGGTAACACTATCGGCTGCCTGCGTGAACGCCGAACGCGAGAGAGTGAATCTCCGCACAAAGCAACGCTCGTTGAGATTTTGCACCGATGTGGATGTGAAAGTACGCGGAAATGGAGTCCGAAATGCGAACTCTCGGCATATGTGAGCGCCCATTGGGTCGGGCCATGCTATGATCTGTCAGACGACTCGGACAGGTCCGGGCAGCGTTCCGAAGGAACAGCGGCCATGAAGGAATTTGTTACCCAGACCAATATCGAGCGGTTCGAGAATCTGCTCGCGAGCGAAACCGACGCCTGCAAGGCGACGACTCTTCGCGGACTGCTGGCAGTCGAAAAGGCGAAGGCTGTCGCGGCCCGGCGGAGCGAGCCGGGGGACATTCGAGTGATATCGGCGGTCCCCGTAATCTGAATCTAATGGAAAACTTCACCTCCCGCGAGGTGCGGCGTGTGGGGCGACCGGCGGCGCGGCCGGCCGCTGGACCGGCGATGGTTGGCGCATGTCTGCGAATGTCCTGCGCAAGCCTCCGGGGCTGATGCGATCCTCCATCCAGCCGCGGCGCACGTCAGAGCCTCAACGCGGCCACGAGAATGGGATGGCCGTTTCACCCTCCCTGTCTCCACTCGCGCCGAAACGACGCTCGAAGATGATGCCGCGCCCGACACCATCAATCGCGACGACGGTGCTGCACCGCGTCCCGTAAACCGGATCGCGGATAAAAATCGGCGAAAGAGGTGGCTCCTGCACCACGTCAGATGGGCCGACCGGCCAATCGGACGGTTCCGTAAGGGTCTCTTCCATTAGTCCGTCCAGAAGACTCTCGGGGTGCTGCGCGCCGGCGCCGATCCAGTCGCGAAGAACGGCCTTGAGGCGAACAGTCTTGGGCCAGGGCTCGTCCAGCCCGCCGTTGGACAGACCATAGACCTGCGGCGGCAGGATGTGCCGCGTGGGACCGGGCCTGTTGGACCAGAATTCGGCCTGGCCGGGCTGGACCACGATGAGGTTGAACGGATTGAAATCCACGAGGTCCGCGTCGGCTGGTTCGGCATATCGCCCCTCCCCCGCCAACAGATCCTTCAATAGAAGACCGCGGGACGGTCGGCCTGGCTCCGACGGCCCGAAGCCTCGCAGGTTCGTGACCACGGCAAACCGTCCCTGCTCCGAGGCGCCGAGCCATGTGCCGCCCGATAGCAGATCCCTGCCCGCAAGCACATGATCGGGCTCGTCCCATCGTCGTAACGGTTCTGCAGGGCGCGCGTGAAACTCGTCACGGTTGCCGGCAACGACGAGGCGCCAATTCGGGTGCGCGCACCACGCCAATGCTAAGACGCACATATCCGCTCGCCGACGGCTGCCGGATCAATCGAAACGCTGTCCAACGAGATGGCGTTCCGTTTCCGACACGCAAGAGCGGGCGGTCTCGGGACTTTAAGTTGCCGCTCGCCGTTTCGGCCGACAACCTGATCAGGCCCGGCAACACCTATCATCATCTGTTTCCTCCCGTTTGTCGCCATAGCCGTTTCGCAGGGCTGTCACGCGTGTGCCGCCCACAATGCGCGCGCCGATGTGCGGCGAATAGATCTGCTCGCCGGGCAACGCGTCATTGCTTGCCCAAACGAAGCGTATCGTGCTCAGGGACCGTCAGAACGGCCGCTCAGCATCATCGCTGATAGCTTCAGCCGCCGCGAGTGTCTTCGCGCACGTGCAGCGGACGCCCACTAAGGGATCATTGTCGCGGCCGTCAGGCTGTCGTCAGTAAGCGGCCCTATCGATTGGGCAAAGGAGATGTCGATGCTCGTGGCAAACCCCGCTGGTGGCAATACATTCAAGGTCTGGGACGCGCCGCTCAGGCTGTTTCACTGGCTGCTCGTCGCTGCGATAACAGCGGCCTTCCTATCCTCGGAAGGTGACAGTCCGATCGCCGCCTGGCACATGGCGGCCGGCTGGGTCGCGGCCGTGCTCCTTGCGTTTCGCCTGATCTGGGGATTTGTCGGAGGCGAGCATGCGCGGTTCGTGAATTTCATCCGGCCTTCGGGTATCGTGGCGCATATCCGTGGCCTCGTGACCGGCCATCCGGAGCGCACGGTCGGGCATAATCCGCTTGGCGCGCTTGCTGTGCTTGCCCTGTTCGCGGCGGTCGGCGCAGTCCTGTGGACCGGCATCCAGGTCGATGCGGGCAAAGCGGACGAAGACATCCACGAAGCGCTCGCCTACGGCATGCTGGCGCTGGTCGGCATCCATGTCGCCGCCGTTCTCGTGATGTCGCTAGTCACTCGCGACAACCTCGCCAGAGCGATGGTCACGGGTCGCAAGCGCACCGCACTCTACCCGGGCGCGCGGGATGCGCGGGTTCCGGGTTTCATGGCGGTCGTGCTGGGCGGCGTGGTCGTCATCGCGGCGGTGTTCGGCATCACGCGGTTCGATCCCGCCGCCTTCAGCCCGCAGGCGCATGGCGAGGCGGGAGAAGGCCAGGGCGGCGAGTACACAGCCGCCGGGCGCGGCGAAAATCCTGACGGGGATTGAGCGTAGCTCCCGGCGCGGTTTGACCTGGGCTGCCGCAACCTCCATGTCGCTCGTGCCAATATACGCAAAGAACAGGGGCAGAAGCCCTGGAACGGGCTATATTGGAGAGGTCCATTTTTATGCGTGTCCTTGTAGTCGAAGACAATGACCGGCTGGCGAAGCTGGTCGCGGACGGACTCCAGCGCCGGGGCTTTTCGTGCGACGTTGCCGGTTGCCTGGCGGGTGCGGACAGCGCGATGGACAGCGCGGTCTATGACGCCATCGTCCTCGACCTGGGCCTGCCTGACGGCGACGGGATCGACTGGCTGGCCGCGCGGCGGCGATACCGGCAGGTCCCGCCCGCGATCGTCCAGACCGCGCGCGGCGCGCTGGAGGACCGGGTAACGGGACTTGACGCCGGCGCCGACGATTATGTCGTCAAGCCCGTGGAGATCGACGAACTGGCCGCACGCCTTCGCGCATTGCTTCGCCGCCCCGGCCCGCGCACCCAGACCGTGCTGCAAGTCGGGCCGCTACTGTTCGACACCGCTGGGCGGACGGCGCGCCATGACGGCAGGGAGATTGACCTGTCCCGCCGCGAGGCCGACCTGCTGGAACTGCTGATGCGGCGCGCAGGCGCGGTCGTTCGCCGGGAAGCCATCGAAGACGCGCTCTACAATTTCAACGAGCCCGTCACGCCCAATGCGGTGGAAGCGGCGATATCGCGGCTGCGGCGCAAGCTCGAAGATGCCGGCGCGGGTGGAAACCTCCATACCATCCGGGGCGTGGGCTATATGTTGCGGGACAATGGCGCATGACCTATCGGCGGTCCGTTTCCCGACGGCTGGTGCGTGGCCTAGGCCTGGTCGGGCTGGTCGGCACGGTCCTGCTGCTCGCGGCCGTCGCCTTCTTCTATCGGCTGTCGTTCGCAGACCTTGCCGCAGGCGAAGCGACGTCCCGCGCGCTCAACGAGATGCTGGATCATGTCGCCCTGCCGGTCGTTATCCTGATGGCGCCGGTCGCGTTCGTCGGTCTCCGGGTCATCAGACAGGCCTTCACCCCGCTGGCAGAGGCGGCGGCGGAGATCGAGGCGGCACGCGGGCATGAGCGCGGCTTCCGGATCGATACCTCGCGAATGCCCTCCGAGGCGTTGCCGTTCACCGATGCGATCAACGATCTGCTCACCCGGCTCGACGATGCGGCAATGCGTCAGGAGGCCTTCGCCGCCGACGTCGCGCACGAACTGCGCACGCCGCTCGCCGTGCTGTCGCTTGAACTC encodes:
- a CDS encoding NRDE family protein, translated to MCVLALAWCAHPNWRLVVAGNRDEFHARPAEPLRRWDEPDHVLAGRDLLSGGTWLGASEQGRFAVVTNLRGFGPSEPGRPSRGLLLKDLLAGEGRYAEPADADLVDFNPFNLIVVQPGQAEFWSNRPGPTRHILPPQVYGLSNGGLDEPWPKTVRLKAVLRDWIGAGAQHPESLLDGLMEETLTEPSDWPVGPSDVVQEPPLSPIFIRDPVYGTRCSTVVAIDGVGRGIIFERRFGASGDREGETAIPFSWPR
- a CDS encoding cytochrome b/b6 domain-containing protein, yielding MLVANPAGGNTFKVWDAPLRLFHWLLVAAITAAFLSSEGDSPIAAWHMAAGWVAAVLLAFRLIWGFVGGEHARFVNFIRPSGIVAHIRGLVTGHPERTVGHNPLGALAVLALFAAVGAVLWTGIQVDAGKADEDIHEALAYGMLALVGIHVAAVLVMSLVTRDNLARAMVTGRKRTALYPGARDARVPGFMAVVLGGVVVIAAVFGITRFDPAAFSPQAHGEAGEGQGGEYTAAGRGENPDGD
- a CDS encoding response regulator transcription factor; the protein is MRVLVVEDNDRLAKLVADGLQRRGFSCDVAGCLAGADSAMDSAVYDAIVLDLGLPDGDGIDWLAARRRYRQVPPAIVQTARGALEDRVTGLDAGADDYVVKPVEIDELAARLRALLRRPGPRTQTVLQVGPLLFDTAGRTARHDGREIDLSRREADLLELLMRRAGAVVRREAIEDALYNFNEPVTPNAVEAAISRLRRKLEDAGAGGNLHTIRGVGYMLRDNGA